The following are encoded in a window of Phaseolus vulgaris cultivar G19833 chromosome 3, P. vulgaris v2.0, whole genome shotgun sequence genomic DNA:
- the LOC137807908 gene encoding amine oxidase [copper-containing] zeta, peroxisomal-like, producing the protein MAPPPQKAPPPPSVVAAANHSQSSPHALPLKGITTTAGFQSSHPLDPLSAAEISVAVATVREAGVTPELRDNMRFIEVVLLEPDKHVVALADAYFFPPFQPSLLPRTKEGTVISSKLPPRRARLVVYNKKTNETSIWIVELSHVHTVTRGGHHRGKLISSQVVPDVQPPMDAMEYAECEAVVKDYPPFREAIKIRGIEDMDLVMVDAWCVGYYSEADGPNRRLSKPLIFCRSESDCPMENGYARPVEGIYVLVDMQNRAVIEFEDREFVPLPPVDPLRNYTHGETRGGSDRSDIKPLQIVQLEGPSFRVDGFYVAWQKWNFRIGFTPREGLVIYSVAYVDGSQGRRPVAHRLSFVEMVVPYGDPNEQHYRKNAFDAGENGLGKNAHSLKKGCDRLSYIKYFDAHFTNFIGGVETIENCVCLHEEDHGILWKHQDWRTGLAEVRRSRRLSVSFMCTVANYEYGFFWYFYQDGKIEAEVKVTGILSLGTLLPGEFRKYGTMIAPGLYAPVHQHFFVARMDMAVDSKPGDALNQVVEINVKVEEPGENNVHNNAFYAEETLLRSELEAMRDCNPLTARHWIVRNTRRGNRSGELTGYKLVPGSNCLPLAGSEAMFLRRAGFLRHNLWITPYSHHQMFPGGEFPNQNPRLNQGLPTWVKQNRSLEETAIVLWYVFGMTHIPRLEDWPVMPVERIGFMLMPHGFFNCSPAVDVPASSYELDCKVRV; encoded by the exons ATGGCACCACCTCCGCAGAAGGCGCCGCCTCCTCCTTCGGTTGTTGCCGCCGCCAACCACTCTCAATCTTCCCCACACGCCCTTCCTCTTAAAG GAATTACTACAACAGCTGGGTTCCAATCAAGCCACCCTCTGGATCCTTTATCGGCTGCCGAAATCTCTGTGGCAGTGGCAACTGTGAGGGAAGCAGGAGTAACTCCTGAG CTCAGAGACAATATGCGGTTTATTGAAGTAGTTTTGTTGGAACCAGATAAACATGTTGTTGCACTGGCAGATGCCTATTTCTTTCCTCCATTCCAACCATCATTACTTCCTAGAACTAAAGAAGGGACAGTAATTTCAAGTAAACTTCCTCCAAGACGCGCAAGACTTGTTGTTTACAATAAGAAGACAAATGAAACTAGTATATGGATTGTTGAATTATCACACGTACATACAGTAACTCGAGGAGGTCATCACCGAGGAAAACTAATTTCATCACAGGTTGTTCCAGATGTTCAGCCTCCCATG GATGCTATGGAGTATGCAGAGTGTGAAGCTGTCGTTAAGGACTATCCTCCATTTAGAGAGGCTATTAAGATAAGGGGCATTGAAGACATGGACCTCGTAATGGTTGATGCCTG GTGTGTTGGTTATTACAGTGAAGCTGATGGTCCCAATCGTAGACTTTCTAAGCCACTTATATTTTGTCGGTCCGAAAGCGACTGCCCTATGGAAAATGGCTACGCACGCCCAGTTGAGGGCATCTATGTGCTTGTTGATATGCAAAATAGGGCGGTGATTGAATTTGAAGACCGTGAATTTGTTCCTCTGCCTCCGGTTGATCCCTTGAGGAACTATACACATGGTGAAACAAGAGGTGGATCTGATAGAAGTGATATAAAACCCTTGCAAATTGTTCAGCTCGAAGGTCCAAGCTTTCGAGTCGATGGCTTTTATGTTGCATGGCAGAAG tggaaCTTTCGTATTGGATTCACACCTAGAGAAGGTTTGGTTATATATTCGGTTGCATATGTTGATGGTAGTCAAGGGCGAAGGCCTGTAGCTCATAGACTGAGTTTTGTGGAGATGGTTGTACCCTATGGGGATCCAAATGAACAACACTATAGGAAGAATGCTTTTGATGCTGGGGAAAATGGCTTGGGGAAAAATGCACATTCTCTCAAGAAG GGGTGTGATCGTTTGAGCTACATCAAATATTTCGATGCTCATTTCACAAATTTCATTGGTGGAGTTGAGACAATTGAAAATTGTGTATGTTTGCACGAAGAGGATCATGGAATTCTGTGGAAACATCAAGACTGGAGAACAGGCTTAGCAGAAGTCCGAAGGTCTAGAAGACTTTCAGTTTCTTTTATGTGCACCGTGGCTAACTATGAGTATGGATTTTTCTGGTACTTTTATCAG GATGGAAAAATTGAAGCTGAAGTTAAGGTAACTGGAATTCTAAGTTTAGGAACCTTGTTACCTGGAGAATTTCGTAAATATGGAACCATGATTGCGCCAGGTCTATATGCTCCAGTTCATCAACACTTTTTTGTAGCTCGCATGGATATGGCTGTGGATTCTAAACCTGGTGATGCTTTGAATCAG GTTGTGGAGATCAATGTCAAAGTTGAGGAACCGGGGGAGAATAATGTTCACAATAACGCATTTTATGCTGAAGAGACTCTGCTCAGATCAGAATTGGAAGCCATGCGTGATTGCAATCCTTTGACTGCTCGACATTGGATT GTAAGGAACACGAGAAGAGGCAATAGAAGTGGTGAGTTGACAGGCTATAAGCTAGTACCTGGTTCAAACTGCTTACCATTAGCAGGTTCTGAGGCCATGTTCTTAAGAAGAGCTGGTTTTTTGAGGCATAATCTTTGGATAACACCCTATTCACACCATCAAATGTTTCCTGGAGGAGAATTTCCTAATCAGAATCCACGTCTCAACCAAGGACTACCAACATGGGTTAAGCAAAACCGATCTTTGGAAGAAACTGCTATAGTTCT